Proteins from one Penaeus monodon isolate SGIC_2016 chromosome 39, NSTDA_Pmon_1, whole genome shotgun sequence genomic window:
- the LOC119597224 gene encoding protein lin-31-like encodes MPRPTRESYGDQKPPYSYISLTAMAIWNSPEKMSTLAEIYKFIMDNFPYYRKNTQRWQNSLRHNLSFNDCFIKIPRRPDRPGKGAYWTLHPSAMNMFENGSFLRRRKRFKIPRDEKDALEVGLAQITSPPRVAPEEPRLPPGLPPPPLKLHGEPLAPAAHAALLPPLHLLPPACLSRLPPPLLYPPHLMYPGWGAAPFLHSLTTYLPHPPPLPPPPPPPPPPVVPRPIKPTPVLARPPPMLEGALTGVTLENSHSLTSKVRDGQLTVTNDSWLRVQVQMPPCTPVVCQLYHVDIFKFAIVGIRILINV; translated from the exons ATGCCGCGCCCGACGCGAGAGAGCTACGGCGACCAGAAGCCGCCGTACTCGTACATCTCTCTAACGGCCATGGCCATCTGGAACAGCCCCGAGAAGATGAGCACGCTGGCCGAGATCTACAAGTTCATCATGGACAACTTCCCCTACTACCGCAAGAACACGCAGCGCTGGCAGAACTCCCTCCGCCACAACCTCTCGTTCAACGACTGCTTCATCAAGATCCCTCGGCGCCCCGACCGCCCCGGCAAGGGCGCCTACTGGACCCTCCACCCGTCCGCCATGAACATGTTCGAGAACGGCAGCTTCCTCCGCCGCAGGAAGCGCTTCAAGATCCCCCGCGACGAGAAGGACGCCCTCGAGGTGGGCCTGGCGCAGATCACGTCGCCGCCGCGCGTCGCGCCCGAGGAGCCCCGCCTCCCCCCGGGCCTCCCGCCGCCGCCCCTCAAGCTGCACGGCGAGCCCCTGGCGcccgccgcccacgccgccctgCTGCCGCCCCTGCACCTGCTGCCCCCGGCCTGCCTCTCGCGGCTGCCGCCCCCGCTGCTCTACCCGCCGCACCTCATGTACCCCGGCTGGGGCGCCGcgcccttcctccactccctcaccACCTACCTGCCGCACCCACCGCCCctgcccccgccgccgccgccgccgccgccgccggtgGTGCCGAGGCCTATCAAACCCACGCCCGTCCTGGCCCGCCCGCCGCCCATGCTGGAGGGCGCCCTCACCGGGGTGAC ACTTGAaaattctcactctctcacaagTAAAGTTCGTGATGGACAGCTGACAGTGACGAATGACAGCTGGCTTCGTGTGCAAGTGCAAATGCCGCCATGTACGCCTGTTGTATGTCAGCTGTATCACGT AGATATCTTCAAATTTGCTATCGTTGGCATTCGCATTCTCATCAACGTATAA